From Flexistipes sp., one genomic window encodes:
- a CDS encoding chemotaxis protein CheX yields MKIIDLVTENCVRLLEGEFGLEVFKTTTYMKDVVKINPDYLNSFIVLRGYVPSVFAFSYEKTLIEFIFKKFVNGIDVDATELELYKEESAGEIMNMTIGNSLRDFKSVKSPIKLSPPVVHRGSRNLINKEDTEFYSSKIVTSRGKLHIYLLIRPMTGVSYEEIKNSGR; encoded by the coding sequence ATGAAAATTATTGATCTGGTTACAGAAAATTGTGTTAGGCTGCTGGAAGGGGAATTCGGTTTGGAGGTTTTCAAAACCACAACTTATATGAAAGATGTAGTGAAAATAAATCCGGATTACCTTAATTCCTTTATCGTATTAAGGGGATATGTTCCGTCCGTATTTGCGTTCAGCTATGAAAAAACACTTATCGAGTTTATCTTTAAAAAATTTGTTAACGGAATTGATGTTGATGCCACCGAGCTTGAATTGTATAAAGAGGAAAGTGCAGGGGAGATAATGAATATGACTATAGGTAATTCTCTGAGAGATTTTAAAAGTGTAAAATCTCCTATTAAACTTTCACCTCCTGTTGTCCACAGAGGCAGCAGAAATTTAATAAATAAAGAGGATACTGAATTTTACAGCTCAAAAATCGTAACATCCCGAGGCAAACTTCACATTTATTTGTTAATCAGACCGATGACAGGAGTTAGTTATGAAGAAATTAAAAATTCTGGTCGTTGA